The sequence ATGTTACTCAAGATGATATCTTGTCCATAGCCAATAATTGTTCTGCTTCCATAAACTTTAATCCTAAAGAATTAAAGAGAGAAGATATTATCAATATTATTAATAGTGTCTTAGTTAAATCTTAATTGTTCAGCCAAAAGCTCTCGGCAATCAGCTAAAACTAATAAAATCAGGTAATAGCGTCACTGATGGTTAGAAACTAAATTGAAATTCATAGAAAATAGATAGAAGCAAAAAAACGAACAATCACAAAGGTTTGTCCTTATCTATCCCTGTCTATTTAATCTTATTTAAATTGATAAAATATTTTAAAAAAGCCGAGGAAAGACTCTCCTTGGCTCTTTATTTATAACCATGACCACAAAACTTAAGATAATTAAATCCGTAGGCATAGTAAGCATAATCACCTTCTTTAGTAGAATCTTAGGATTTTTACGAGATATGGTCATTGCCAGTAAATTTGGAGCAGGGCTAATTACTGACGCCTTCTTTATTGCCTTTATGATCCCTAATTTATTTCGCCAGCTTTTTGGAGAAGGCGCCCTTAGTGCTGCTTTTATTCCTGTCTTCTCAGACTACCTCGTCAACAAGGAAAAGAAAGACGCTTGGCAATTAGCTAATCTAGTCATTAATTTATTACTCTTAATCTCTATCGTCATCACTATTTTAGGGATTATCTTTGCTCCTTATGTAGTTTGTTTGATTGCCCCTGGCTTTAGTAAAAATGTAGATTTAGCTATCTTGTTAACCCAAGTGATGTTTCCTTTTATGATCCTTATTTGCACCGCCGCACTATTGATGGGTATTTTAAATGCTTGCCAGCATTTTAGTATTTCTGCTTTAGCTCCTGTTTTGTTAAATATTAGTATGATTTGCTCCGTTTATTTTATCTCTCCATTCTTTAAAGAACCTATCTTAGGCTTAGCCTTAGGGGTTTTATTAGGTGGATTTCTCCAGGTAGCTGTTCAAATTATCCCCCTCTTAAGAAAAGGATATACTTATAAGTTTAACTTAAGCTTAAATCATCCGGGAATAAAAAAGATTGGTAATTTAATGATTCCTGCAGTAATGGGCTTAGCTATTACCCAAGTAAATTTAGTGATAAGTCGTAGTCTGGCTTCTTTTTTAGGTACGGGAAGTATTTCTGCTCTTTACTATGCTAATAATTTAATCTGGTTACCTATTGCCTTATTTGGAGTCTCCCTGGGAACAGTATCGTTTGCTATGATGTCTAGTCAAGTAGCTAAAGAAGACTTTTCTTCTTTAAGAGAAACATTAATCTTAAGCTTAAGAATGCTCATTATGACCACCATTCCAGCTAGCATAGGTTTAATTGTTTTAGGCGAACCAATTATTACCTTGCTCTTCCAAAGAAATGAATTTACTTTAAATGATACCATAGCTACTAACATCGCCTTGTTTTACTACGCTTTAGGGATATTTGCTTTTGCAAGTTTAAGAGTGATAACTCCCGTCTTTTATGCTTTTAAAGATACAAAAACTCCTTTAAAAACTGGAGCAGTGGCTGTTATTTGTAATTTGGGATTAAGCATCTTGCTTTTGCCATCTCTAAAACATGGAGGATTAGCTTTAGCGACTACTCTTTCCGCCTCTTTAAACTTTGTCATTTTAATGGTCTTTTTAAAAAAGAAGGTTGGTTCTTTAAAAGATGGTCATCTTCTTACCTTGTCAGTAAGGACATTGGTGGCTTCTTTAATCATGGGTATTACTTGTTTTATTATTATTAATAATGTAAAATATTCTCTATGGTGGCAAGTACTCGTATCTATCTTCTCAGGAATCCTTGTCTTGTCAATATGTTATAAATTATTTAAGATTAAGGAGATGGATAGCTTAATCA is a genomic window of bacterium containing:
- the murJ gene encoding murein biosynthesis integral membrane protein MurJ, whose translation is MTTKLKIIKSVGIVSIITFFSRILGFLRDMVIASKFGAGLITDAFFIAFMIPNLFRQLFGEGALSAAFIPVFSDYLVNKEKKDAWQLANLVINLLLLISIVITILGIIFAPYVVCLIAPGFSKNVDLAILLTQVMFPFMILICTAALLMGILNACQHFSISALAPVLLNISMICSVYFISPFFKEPILGLALGVLLGGFLQVAVQIIPLLRKGYTYKFNLSLNHPGIKKIGNLMIPAVMGLAITQVNLVISRSLASFLGTGSISALYYANNLIWLPIALFGVSLGTVSFAMMSSQVAKEDFSSLRETLILSLRMLIMTTIPASIGLIVLGEPIITLLFQRNEFTLNDTIATNIALFYYALGIFAFASLRVITPVFYAFKDTKTPLKTGAVAVICNLGLSILLLPSLKHGGLALATTLSASLNFVILMVFLKKKVGSLKDGHLLTLSVRTLVASLIMGITCFIIINNVKYSLWWQVLVSIFSGILVLSICYKLFKIKEMDSLIKKLATYVKSLKK